The following DNA comes from Isachenkonia alkalipeptolytica.
AAAAGCAATCATCAAAATCGACAAATGGTTCCCAAGCTCTAAACTCTGCAGTGGTTGTGGTGAAAAGAAAGCAGAACTTCTCCTGTCAGAGCGGGTATACCACTGTGAAACGTGCGGGATGACCCTAGACCGGGATCATAATGCAAGTATCAATATCAAAAATGAAGGGATGCGTATGACATTGGCATAACTTCTACATAAAACCGTGGGGCACACGGGGTTAGCTCGCTT
Coding sequences within:
- a CDS encoding zinc ribbon domain-containing protein translates to KAIIKIDKWFPSSKLCSGCGEKKAELLLSERVYHCETCGMTLDRDHNASINIKNEGMRMTLA